The DNA region GTCGAGCCGCGCGCGCAGCGCCGCCAGCGTCGCGCGGTTGAGCGCGTTCAGCTTCTCGGGGCGCGTGATGGTCAGCACGCGCACCGCGCCGGTGCCCGTCAGGTCGAGGTACTGGTCGCTCATGTCGGCAGTGGCAGCACGCGCGGTCGGGTCGGTCGGCCGCGCGCGGATTCGGCGCGAACCCGCCAGGGACGGCTGTGACTCAGGGACGGGCGGCGGTGCGCCGCCTGTCGAGGAGTATAGCCCACGCTCCCGCAGCCCCCATCGCCAGTGCGGCGCCGACCGCATCGGCCACGACATCGGCGACGTCGGGGGTCCGCCCGGGCACGAAACGCTGGTGGACTTCGTCGCTGACGCCGTACGCGACGGCCAGCAGGAAGGCGGCCAGCAGCGCCGAGCGGGTCACCGTGCGCCACCGCCACGCCGTCAGGCCCATCAGCAACAGCACGGCCAGCACGCCGAACGTGAAGGCATGCGCTTCCTTGTCGCTGACCGACGGGGGGCTCGGCAGCGACGGCTGCGACGACAGCACGAAGATCATCGACAGCCAGGCGATGGCCGGCACCCAGCCGATCAACCGGCGACGACGGTCGGGGGTCACAGCGGGAACGGGAACATCAGCCAGCCGAGGAGGAGCGCGGTGCCGATGAACCCGCCGGCGATGTAGAGCGCCAGGCGCACCTGGCCGGCACGGTCGTCCTTCTGCAGCACCGCGAGCACCGTCGAGACGCAGGCGGCGAAGAACACGAGGAGGAGGAAGTGGCTGGTCATCACGGCTTGCGGCCGATCGCGATGTCGTACGCGTCGAGCACCACCAGCGCGTTCAGCAACCCGGCCACGATCAGGTAGGTGTTGGCGTACTCGTAGCTGACGGCCACGACGTTGCCTGTCCCGAGCCCGGCGGCCCAGGCCAGGAAATACGGGATGCCGACCCCGAGGTTGGCCAGGGCGGCGAGGCCGACCAGCGGTTCCTGGAAGGTCACCGGGAAAATCCGCCCCTCCAGCCAGAGCCCGGCCGCGAACAACAGGACGATGGCCAGGAGGAACACGACGCCCTTGTCACGCCGGCCGAGCCACACGTGCGCAGCTCCGGGCACGAGCCATCCGATGGCACACAGGACGAGCGGCGGCACGGGCGGAAGCGATGGTGAGGCGGCGCGCGCGGACATCAGCGGACAAGTGTAGCAAGGGACGATCGGGCACCGGGCACCGGGCACCGGGCAGGGGGCACCGGGCAGGGGGCGCCGGGCGCCGGGCACGGGGGCGGCCTGAGCGCAGTCGAAGGCCGACCCGGCCGTCACACGTCGGGTGTGCCTGACGCGTAGTACAGCGCCCAGCCGATCACCGCACCGAGGGGAACCGCGGCCAGCGCCCTCAGCGGCGTGCCGGGATTCCAGACGCCCGCGACTTCGAGGGCCCACGTGAGGAGGGTCGGCGCGGCGGCAGCGGCCAGCAGCGCCCGGGACGGCGCGGCGCAGCGCCGCCGGACCAGTGCCGCGCCGACCAGGCCTGCCGCGCCTGCCAGGTACAGGCCGGCGCACCGTCCGCAGACCGGCCAGGGCACACCGTGGGTGTGGAACGAGCGTTCGGGGCGCTGATGACAGATCCGCGCCCCGATCGCGTAGGGCACCGCTGCAGCGATGGCCAGGCCGGTTCCCGGACGCGCGGCGCGCACCGCAGGCGCCCCGA from Luteitalea sp. TBR-22 includes:
- a CDS encoding VanZ family protein, whose amino-acid sequence is MTPDRRRRLIGWVPAIAWLSMIFVLSSQPSLPSPPSVSDKEAHAFTFGVLAVLLLMGLTAWRWRTVTRSALLAAFLLAVAYGVSDEVHQRFVPGRTPDVADVVADAVGAALAMGAAGAWAILLDRRRTAARP
- a CDS encoding DUF6677 family protein; the encoded protein is MPPLVLCAIGWLVPGAAHVWLGRRDKGVVFLLAIVLLFAAGLWLEGRIFPVTFQEPLVGLAALANLGVGIPYFLAWAAGLGTGNVVAVSYEYANTYLIVAGLLNALVVLDAYDIAIGRKP
- a CDS encoding DUF2085 domain-containing protein; the protein is MSAGAAGRLRAALLVLAIAWAAVILGAPAVRAARPGTGLAIAAAVPYAIGARICHQRPERSFHTHGVPWPVCGRCAGLYLAGAAGLVGAALVRRRCAAPSRALLAAAAAPTLLTWALEVAGVWNPGTPLRALAAVPLGAVIGWALYYASGTPDV